In the Desulfitibacter alkalitolerans DSM 16504 genome, one interval contains:
- a CDS encoding exonuclease SbcCD subunit D, whose translation MRVLHTSDWHLGKTIEGRDRHREQEDFLEELGQIAKDEKIDLVLVAGDIFDTYNPPALAEQLFCNSIDLLAEGGKRGVIVVAGNHDNPDRLCAAGALAQRQGIFLSGLPGSVIQPQIFHGKASCVSSGPGWLEVHVPGCEHGAVVLTLPYPSEARLKEIISLELDEEKMQQAYSECVRNLLTANSQNFRPDTVNVLAGHIYTAGGKTSDSERSLHLGGACTVYPDAIPPAVQYAALGHLHRPQRVGGSHVPAYYSGSPLAYSFSETNQTKSVYIVDVQPGTPAHVQGIHLNRGKPLVRWAAKGGVKEVLGWCEERKNVNAWIEIEVHLKEMMTHQELSSIKRAHPGIVAIRPVFVSEDNTSAMTGIERSSMAIDELFKQFYINRSGGIEPGEELMNLFLELLNEEQEERVKEVESVS comes from the coding sequence ATGAGAGTACTTCATACCTCTGACTGGCATTTGGGCAAGACCATAGAAGGTCGGGATAGGCATAGGGAACAGGAGGATTTCCTTGAGGAGCTTGGACAGATAGCTAAAGATGAAAAGATTGACCTGGTATTAGTTGCTGGGGATATTTTTGATACATATAATCCCCCTGCCCTTGCGGAACAGCTTTTTTGTAACTCCATTGACCTGCTGGCAGAAGGAGGCAAACGAGGTGTAATTGTTGTTGCTGGAAACCATGATAACCCTGACAGGCTTTGTGCTGCGGGTGCCCTGGCACAGCGTCAAGGCATATTTCTTTCAGGTCTGCCTGGAAGTGTGATTCAACCCCAGATTTTCCATGGCAAGGCTAGCTGTGTAAGTTCTGGCCCTGGTTGGCTTGAGGTCCATGTACCTGGCTGTGAGCATGGTGCTGTAGTACTTACCCTACCTTACCCTTCAGAGGCAAGGCTCAAGGAAATTATCAGCCTTGAATTGGATGAAGAGAAAATGCAGCAGGCTTATTCAGAGTGTGTCAGGAATCTCTTGACAGCTAATTCTCAAAATTTTCGCCCGGATACTGTTAATGTCCTGGCAGGTCACATATACACTGCTGGAGGAAAAACCTCTGATTCAGAAAGAAGCCTGCACCTGGGAGGAGCCTGCACAGTTTATCCAGATGCCATACCCCCTGCAGTTCAATATGCAGCATTGGGGCACCTTCACCGGCCCCAGAGAGTGGGTGGGTCTCACGTTCCAGCCTATTACTCTGGATCTCCCCTGGCCTACAGCTTTTCTGAAACAAATCAGACCAAATCAGTTTACATAGTAGATGTACAGCCTGGTACTCCGGCTCATGTCCAGGGCATACACCTAAATAGGGGGAAACCCCTTGTGAGATGGGCAGCAAAGGGAGGGGTTAAGGAGGTCCTTGGGTGGTGTGAGGAGAGGAAAAATGTCAATGCCTGGATAGAGATAGAGGTCCATCTAAAAGAAATGATGACTCACCAGGAGTTGTCATCAATTAAAAGGGCCCATCCAGGTATTGTAGCCATAAGGCCAGTTTTTGTTTCTGAGGACAACACTTCTGCCATGACTGGAATAGAACGTTCAAGTATGGCCATTGATGAGCTGTTCAAGCAGTTTTATATAAACAGATCGGGGGGAATTGAACCTGGCGAGGAGCTTATGAATTTATTTTTGGAGCTTTTAAATGAAGAGCAAGAAGAAAGGGTTAAGGAGGTGGAAAGTGTATCATGA
- a CDS encoding AAA family ATPase, which yields MKPIKLKLQGLHSYQNLQEVDFKKLCERGTFGIFGPTGSGKSTVLDAITLALFGKVERAPRNTQGILNHNSNKIYVSFTFELNSGNSSKRYTVERQFKKAGENTVQSGSCRLIEEDKLGQKVLADKTRDVDQGVIEILGLTADDFTRAVVLPQGKFAEFLSLQGRDRRMMLQRLFNLEAYGDKLQEKVKKRIEAAASALDGIEREKQGLGDASETALEKAKLALAKAEELESMSKNGLEKAQKNHDESREIWQKQIELNGIIKDKELLLEQENEMTESEKELTRAERAEAIRHLLEEQEHLDKLKSTQAGELAAAQENFDRTEGQVKSLQEAFLNTQGEWEEKQPLLIEKKAKLEEAKALERDIEALAAEGREINKSKAACTAGITELEKRSQELRSNREAKTSEQNKIKNLIKENTIAPEKRQQINISYNVYTQYQDILVLIKEGEKELNLKNNQYEKAQKELQQAEELLTGAVLEEKSVLEGLEEEKKRSPGDEKELQDKKKSLGMSFHHVNEVMRLEKEIEGIKEKIKALTVDLSAVEENLKLMDANHSELKTDLKALRELKADLEKQLKDKERGSLAALLVESLTVGMPCPVCGSREHPAPAQTDESMEEINILREKLAGCSQSLDKASEELTVSEKSIYQLQLSRDSLQERLKQEELLLEEKKAHVLEERSKLPAKWQGLDPHELKVTYDRETLELENQEKEIALWVKRKEVLEQLAAETKEKVNGVRSKKEILLSRTQGLHDNMKEAEGKLAVLRQRLAEKGVELDKARGSMEVSDIINQWIKLDQVDKKAAQLKIHLEKIEQELENTIGFLEKTENELKVKQLQEAELNTSLSQLKTIYEQKKALLYTITAGDTAEKLLTQTNIELDALKDKREKTRLNLDMAVEKKAQAEKSLTTLKADFASTQYRLDAVIQKLLSSLQNQDFANELDARNSLRPVDVRDELRDKLQRYNKKLEALLERERDLQKLLEQKTLSEHEWHAVQDQLKASLENYQKCLEEKGAAARVLQDIKDKHIRWRQLEEESSKLQRYENLLKDLKRVLTGNALVEFMAEEHLLNVARIASIRLGDLTNNRYTLEVDGDGGFIIRDDANGGFKRPVTSLSGGETFLVSFSLALALSSQIQLRGTYPLEFFFLDEGFGSLDQDLLEVVISALERLQMEKLSIGVISHVQEMRNQMTRKLIVTPAQLGGEGSKLSLEIG from the coding sequence ATGAAGCCTATAAAATTAAAGCTTCAGGGACTCCACAGCTATCAAAATCTCCAGGAGGTTGACTTTAAAAAACTGTGTGAAAGGGGTACCTTTGGTATATTTGGTCCAACAGGAAGCGGCAAATCCACAGTCTTAGATGCCATAACCCTGGCTCTTTTTGGAAAAGTGGAAAGGGCACCCAGGAATACCCAGGGAATTCTTAACCATAACTCTAATAAGATTTATGTCTCCTTTACCTTTGAGCTAAACTCCGGGAATAGCTCAAAAAGGTATACTGTTGAAAGGCAGTTTAAAAAAGCAGGTGAAAATACAGTTCAAAGCGGCAGCTGTCGTTTAATTGAAGAAGATAAGCTTGGCCAAAAGGTCCTCGCCGATAAGACCAGGGATGTTGATCAAGGCGTTATTGAGATTTTAGGGCTTACTGCAGATGACTTTACCAGGGCAGTTGTCCTTCCCCAGGGTAAATTTGCAGAGTTCTTATCCCTTCAAGGGCGTGACCGCAGGATGATGCTCCAGAGGCTTTTTAACCTTGAAGCCTATGGGGACAAGCTTCAGGAAAAGGTCAAAAAAAGAATTGAGGCAGCAGCCAGTGCCCTGGATGGGATAGAACGTGAAAAGCAGGGCTTGGGTGATGCTTCAGAAACAGCCCTGGAAAAGGCAAAGCTGGCATTGGCAAAAGCAGAAGAATTAGAGTCCATGAGCAAGAATGGTCTTGAAAAGGCACAAAAAAACCATGATGAGTCCAGGGAAATCTGGCAAAAGCAGATAGAGCTCAATGGTATAATTAAGGATAAAGAGCTTTTACTGGAACAAGAAAATGAAATGACAGAATCTGAAAAAGAACTAACCAGGGCTGAAAGGGCCGAGGCTATTAGACACCTGTTAGAGGAACAGGAACATCTGGATAAATTGAAAAGCACCCAGGCAGGAGAATTGGCAGCAGCCCAGGAGAACTTTGATAGAACAGAAGGGCAGGTAAAAAGCCTTCAAGAAGCTTTTTTAAATACCCAGGGGGAATGGGAAGAAAAACAGCCCCTGCTTATTGAGAAAAAAGCAAAGCTGGAGGAGGCTAAAGCCCTTGAAAGGGATATTGAAGCCTTGGCAGCTGAGGGACGGGAAATAAACAAAAGCAAAGCAGCCTGCACAGCTGGGATAACAGAGTTGGAAAAACGAAGCCAGGAGCTAAGGTCCAATAGGGAAGCAAAAACTAGTGAGCAAAACAAAATAAAGAATTTAATAAAAGAAAATACCATTGCTCCTGAGAAGAGGCAGCAGATTAATATTTCCTACAATGTATATACACAGTATCAGGATATTTTAGTCCTTATAAAAGAAGGCGAAAAAGAATTAAATCTCAAAAATAATCAGTATGAGAAAGCCCAAAAAGAACTGCAGCAGGCAGAGGAGCTCCTGACAGGAGCAGTTTTAGAGGAAAAAAGTGTTTTGGAAGGCCTTGAAGAAGAGAAAAAAAGAAGCCCCGGAGATGAAAAGGAGCTTCAGGATAAGAAAAAGTCCCTGGGCATGAGTTTTCACCATGTAAATGAGGTTATGCGTCTAGAAAAAGAGATAGAGGGCATTAAAGAAAAAATAAAAGCTCTAACAGTGGATTTATCTGCAGTTGAGGAAAACCTCAAGCTGATGGATGCAAACCATAGTGAACTAAAAACAGACCTCAAGGCTTTAAGGGAACTAAAGGCTGACCTGGAAAAGCAATTGAAAGATAAAGAAAGAGGTAGCCTGGCAGCCTTGCTTGTTGAGTCTCTGACAGTTGGCATGCCTTGTCCAGTTTGCGGCTCCAGGGAGCATCCTGCACCAGCCCAGACAGATGAAAGTATGGAGGAAATAAATATATTAAGGGAGAAATTGGCAGGGTGCAGCCAGTCCCTTGATAAAGCATCAGAAGAATTGACAGTAAGTGAAAAAAGCATCTATCAGCTTCAGCTATCCAGGGATAGCCTACAGGAAAGGCTTAAGCAAGAGGAACTGCTCCTGGAAGAGAAAAAGGCTCACGTGCTCGAGGAAAGAAGCAAGCTTCCTGCTAAATGGCAGGGACTTGACCCCCATGAGCTTAAGGTAACATATGACAGGGAAACCCTGGAGCTTGAGAATCAGGAAAAAGAGATTGCCTTGTGGGTAAAAAGAAAGGAGGTCCTGGAGCAGCTTGCTGCAGAGACCAAGGAAAAGGTCAATGGGGTACGTTCTAAAAAAGAAATTCTTTTAAGCCGTACCCAGGGCCTCCATGACAATATGAAGGAGGCAGAGGGAAAGCTTGCTGTACTCCGACAGAGGTTAGCTGAAAAGGGTGTTGAGCTGGATAAAGCAAGGGGAAGTATGGAAGTATCAGATATAATTAATCAGTGGATAAAGCTTGACCAAGTGGATAAAAAAGCGGCTCAGCTCAAAATTCACCTTGAAAAGATTGAACAGGAACTGGAAAATACAATTGGTTTCCTGGAAAAAACAGAAAATGAACTTAAGGTGAAACAGCTTCAAGAGGCTGAGCTGAACACCAGTTTAAGCCAGTTAAAGACTATTTATGAGCAGAAAAAGGCTCTTTTGTATACTATAACCGCTGGAGATACTGCCGAAAAACTCTTAACACAAACGAATATAGAATTGGATGCTTTAAAGGATAAAAGGGAAAAGACAAGGCTTAATCTGGACATGGCTGTAGAAAAAAAGGCTCAGGCTGAAAAGAGCCTAACTACCTTAAAGGCCGATTTTGCCAGTACCCAATACAGGTTAGATGCTGTAATACAGAAGCTTCTCAGCAGCTTACAGAACCAGGACTTTGCAAATGAGTTGGATGCCAGAAATTCGCTGCGTCCTGTGGATGTTCGTGACGAGCTAAGGGATAAGCTGCAAAGGTATAACAAAAAGCTGGAAGCCTTGTTGGAAAGGGAAAGAGATTTGCAGAAGCTCCTTGAACAAAAAACACTATCTGAACATGAGTGGCATGCTGTTCAAGACCAGTTAAAAGCCTCCCTGGAGAATTATCAGAAGTGCCTAGAAGAAAAAGGGGCAGCAGCAAGGGTCCTGCAGGATATTAAAGATAAGCATATCAGGTGGCGGCAGCTTGAAGAGGAATCCAGCAAACTTCAAAGATATGAAAATCTTTTAAAAGACTTAAAGAGAGTCTTGACTGGCAATGCCCTGGTGGAGTTCATGGCAGAGGAACACCTGCTAAATGTTGCCAGGATAGCATCTATTAGACTTGGAGACCTTACAAATAATCGTTACACCCTTGAGGTAGATGGAGATGGCGGCTTCATTATCAGAGACGATGCCAATGGGGGCTTTAAAAGACCTGTAACTTCATTATCTGGGGGTGAGACCTTTCTAGTATCATTTTCCCTGGCACTGGCCCTTTCATCCCAGATCCAGTTAAGGGGTACATATCCCCTGGAATTTTTCTTCTTAGATGAAGGCTTTGGCTCTTTAGATCAAGACCTGCTGGAGGTGGTTATTTCAGCTTTGGAGAGACTGCAGATGGAGAAACTTTCCATAGGTGTTATCAGCCATGTTCAGGAAATGAGAAACCAGATGACAAGGAAACTCATTGTCACGCCTGCCCAGTTAGGTGGCGAAGGAAGTAAACTGTCTTTGGAAATTGGCTGA
- a CDS encoding stalk domain-containing protein: MIRLITALLIAIFMVLPVHASEIPGVAQAPGPELKETTPITSGAVLKEYQWQSSSGHVNINVIEVDLNNPHVHVEVIPGGGRLTQRLNVSAMARNTGAAAAINGDFFNTRGEGVPIGPMVMGSRLVSSPAVLQGIFALGITRDRTAYIEPFSFQGKVTAPTGAQFQLSGLNKTVYWEEPAGIHSHANKLHLYNDLWGGKTRGHDSWTTPTEMLVKDGRVVEIVTGQYFDYPVPQGTYILRGHGEAARFIVENFQPGDMVDIQYSINPNRDWTMVVGGHALLVNDGKAVPYTRDLAALGGVRARTAAGISRDGKTLYIVGVERSTPISVGLSLTNLSKFFEEIGAWKAVNLDGGGSTTMVSRPLGEWDTRRVFAPEQSQERLVVNAIGIYSKAPQGQLKGLLIGGADLLLINEEANYTLKGYDEYYNPVDVKALSVKWREAGNIGNLEGNRFIAGKPGLTEIIASVNFTNVRMPVQVIGKQDVSAMILTSANDAGVAGSQRQLQLVVKTKSGESRQVPANLVQWQFHGLKGHVSPQGILTIEDTMGSNIGFVVARYQGFSAPLALQFKGEADVFSFNTLQGIAFEGFPQGVLGSISLVNDPANPQAQVTRLEYDFTRGQGTNAAYIRLAENGLLIDDTAQGFGVSIHGNNGNEWIRAEVQDGSGTIHRLDLTPGLNWTGWRKLQANTASLTRPVTLKRIYVAVPEEQRGQRSLQGSILIKGLTFIYGTRETQPSQQQVLELTIGQKTLMVNGAKTEMDVAPLVVNGRTLVPVRFISQALGSSVLWDGAARNATVIKGRRWIDLWPGEAVMVVDGNGVNLDVAPQLIQGRTMLPLRAVAESLDLSVHWDPAAQKITLK; this comes from the coding sequence ATGATCAGGCTTATTACAGCTTTATTAATTGCCATATTTATGGTACTGCCCGTACATGCATCAGAGATACCAGGAGTGGCACAGGCCCCAGGGCCAGAATTGAAGGAAACCACACCAATTACCTCTGGAGCGGTACTCAAGGAGTATCAATGGCAGTCTTCAAGTGGTCATGTAAATATCAATGTTATTGAGGTAGATCTAAATAACCCCCATGTCCATGTGGAAGTAATTCCAGGGGGTGGAAGGCTAACCCAGAGACTAAACGTTTCTGCCATGGCAAGGAATACTGGAGCAGCAGCCGCAATTAATGGGGATTTCTTTAATACAAGGGGAGAGGGAGTGCCAATTGGACCAATGGTAATGGGCTCCCGGCTTGTTTCCTCTCCAGCAGTGCTTCAAGGTATTTTTGCTTTGGGTATAACCAGGGATAGAACAGCTTACATAGAGCCTTTTTCCTTTCAAGGAAAGGTTACAGCACCTACAGGAGCACAGTTTCAGCTTTCAGGGCTGAATAAAACAGTATATTGGGAAGAACCGGCAGGTATTCACAGCCATGCCAACAAGCTGCATCTTTACAATGATCTCTGGGGAGGTAAGACTAGGGGCCATGATAGTTGGACAACTCCCACAGAGATGCTTGTAAAAGATGGCAGGGTGGTAGAAATAGTAACAGGGCAGTACTTTGATTATCCAGTTCCCCAGGGAACTTATATATTAAGAGGCCATGGCGAGGCAGCAAGGTTTATTGTAGAGAACTTCCAGCCCGGGGATATGGTAGACATCCAGTATTCCATTAATCCCAACAGGGATTGGACCATGGTAGTGGGGGGACATGCTTTACTTGTTAATGACGGCAAAGCAGTGCCTTATACCAGGGATCTTGCAGCTTTAGGCGGTGTTCGGGCAAGGACTGCTGCCGGAATTTCCAGGGACGGTAAAACCTTATATATAGTAGGAGTTGAAAGGAGCACCCCCATTAGTGTTGGGTTAAGCCTGACCAACCTGTCCAAGTTTTTTGAAGAAATTGGTGCCTGGAAGGCCGTAAACCTTGACGGTGGCGGATCTACTACAATGGTGTCAAGGCCCCTTGGGGAATGGGATACTAGAAGGGTTTTTGCTCCAGAGCAGTCCCAGGAACGCCTAGTGGTTAATGCCATAGGCATTTATTCAAAAGCACCACAGGGACAGCTAAAGGGCTTGCTTATTGGCGGCGCAGATTTACTGTTAATTAACGAAGAGGCTAACTACACATTGAAGGGCTATGATGAGTATTACAACCCTGTAGATGTAAAAGCCCTGTCTGTAAAGTGGCGGGAAGCAGGAAACATAGGTAATCTGGAAGGAAATAGATTTATAGCAGGGAAACCAGGACTTACAGAAATAATAGCAAGTGTAAACTTTACTAATGTCAGAATGCCTGTTCAGGTCATTGGCAAGCAGGATGTTAGTGCCATGATCTTGACAAGCGCTAATGATGCTGGTGTTGCTGGCAGCCAGAGGCAGCTGCAGCTTGTGGTCAAGACAAAATCTGGAGAAAGTCGTCAGGTTCCAGCCAACCTGGTCCAGTGGCAGTTCCATGGCTTAAAGGGACACGTGTCACCCCAGGGCATATTAACCATTGAGGATACCATGGGCAGCAATATTGGCTTTGTAGTTGCAAGATACCAGGGCTTCAGTGCTCCCCTGGCATTGCAGTTTAAGGGAGAAGCAGATGTTTTTTCCTTTAATACCCTCCAGGGTATTGCTTTTGAAGGATTTCCCCAGGGAGTTCTTGGCAGTATATCACTGGTCAACGACCCTGCAAATCCCCAGGCACAGGTTACAAGACTGGAATATGATTTTACTAGAGGTCAGGGAACAAATGCTGCTTATATTAGGCTTGCTGAAAATGGTCTGCTGATTGATGACACAGCTCAAGGCTTTGGGGTGAGCATTCATGGAAATAACGGCAATGAATGGATAAGGGCAGAGGTCCAGGATGGCAGCGGTACTATCCACAGACTTGACCTAACCCCAGGTCTTAACTGGACAGGATGGAGGAAGCTGCAGGCTAATACAGCATCCTTGACCAGACCAGTAACCCTAAAACGCATATATGTTGCTGTGCCAGAAGAGCAGAGGGGTCAAAGGAGCCTGCAGGGTAGTATCCTTATAAAGGGGTTAACCTTTATATATGGAACCAGGGAAACACAGCCTTCGCAGCAGCAGGTACTGGAGCTTACAATAGGGCAAAAAACTTTAATGGTAAATGGTGCTAAAACAGAAATGGATGTTGCACCACTAGTGGTAAATGGCCGTACACTGGTACCAGTTAGATTTATCTCCCAGGCTCTCGGTTCATCAGTTCTCTGGGACGGGGCAGCCAGAAATGCTACAGTTATTAAAGGCAGACGCTGGATTGACCTCTGGCCAGGGGAAGCTGTCATGGTTGTTGATGGAAATGGGGTCAATTTAGATGTGGCACCCCAGCTAATCCAGGGGCGTACCATGCTTCCCCTAAGGGCAGTTGCAGAAAGCCTTGATTTGTCAGTGCATTGGGATCCAGCTGCACAAAAAATAACCTTGAAGTAA
- a CDS encoding PocR ligand-binding domain-containing protein — MFSTKSAVEKDINDLIQTYKISTNVDCMAYSICGEYITNEGYFERNDFCKMIQEYDNEKICIQSYIYSALQAEKFRQPSVFFCPYGLVNWTVPIVISGELKFFLTSGPVLIHEVDELLIDNIFKQNPSYAEKSDEIIAKLREVKVLSTIEVKYLSDILLRLAKSFMAEKIVIQENRRKMDTINTKLSEIVNMINPSKKNSRTETRPTSFFSFEMEKDLITNVRLGDKKGSRKIINEILDFAYKHNNFEVIKLNVVSLIIASAHASIEAGADLDTVFDLEFVYMKKVLEITNFDKLRITLIECVDGLIECAFSTANIENKDIIFKVINYIRENYRSVSLKEVSSKFHLNPTYLSRLFKEETGISYIDYVNRVKIEASKSFLKDDRSIEDVANLVGFTNQSYFAKIFKQKEGITPTEWKKACVVI; from the coding sequence ATGTTTTCAACGAAGAGTGCCGTTGAGAAGGATATTAATGACTTGATTCAAACCTATAAAATTAGTACCAATGTAGATTGTATGGCTTATAGTATATGTGGTGAATATATAACAAATGAAGGCTATTTTGAACGGAATGATTTTTGTAAAATGATTCAGGAGTATGATAATGAGAAAATATGTATACAGTCTTATATTTATAGTGCCTTACAGGCGGAAAAATTCAGGCAGCCTTCTGTATTTTTTTGTCCATACGGTCTAGTTAATTGGACTGTGCCGATAGTAATAAGTGGTGAATTAAAATTCTTCTTAACTAGTGGTCCGGTATTGATACATGAGGTAGATGAATTATTGATAGACAATATCTTTAAACAAAACCCTTCATATGCAGAGAAAAGTGATGAAATAATAGCCAAGCTTAGAGAAGTAAAAGTCTTAAGTACTATTGAAGTAAAATACCTTTCAGATATACTACTTAGGTTAGCAAAGAGCTTTATGGCTGAAAAAATAGTAATCCAGGAAAACAGGCGTAAAATGGATACCATAAACACTAAGCTATCTGAAATTGTTAACATGATAAACCCAAGCAAAAAAAACTCAAGAACAGAAACCAGGCCGACAAGCTTTTTCTCGTTTGAAATGGAAAAAGATCTTATAACTAATGTCAGGCTGGGAGATAAGAAGGGGTCACGTAAGATTATCAACGAGATTTTGGATTTTGCTTATAAGCACAATAATTTTGAAGTAATCAAGCTAAATGTTGTTAGTCTGATAATAGCTTCGGCACATGCTTCTATAGAAGCAGGGGCTGACCTTGATACGGTATTTGACCTTGAATTTGTATACATGAAAAAAGTACTAGAGATAACCAATTTTGATAAATTACGCATCACCTTAATAGAGTGTGTGGATGGATTGATAGAATGTGCGTTTTCTACTGCTAACATTGAAAATAAGGATATAATCTTTAAAGTTATCAACTATATTCGAGAAAACTATCGTAGTGTAAGTCTTAAGGAGGTTTCTTCAAAATTTCATCTTAACCCTACTTATTTAAGCAGATTATTTAAAGAAGAAACGGGAATATCCTATATAGATTATGTTAATAGAGTTAAAATCGAAGCAAGCAAATCTTTTTTAAAGGACGACAGGTCAATTGAAGATGTGGCTAATTTAGTAGGATTCACAAATCAAAGCTACTTTGCCAAAATATTTAAACAAAAAGAAGGTATTACCCCGACGGAATGGAAAAAAGCTTGCGTTGTAATTTAG
- a CDS encoding PocR ligand-binding domain-containing protein: MSDREQEELTVRTELNQLVMDYSYSTKINCKAFNEDGTMIVSSNFPKMQLQFCQFIYEAVGSSRCHKSYIYGAKQSEKYGDAYIYYCPFGLVNWTVPIIRRRDANLYLIGGPILIHQVDTMLLEQIHQVSPPLKQREEEIELLLNDIRFIEPRRVRYLADLLLRISKSLMDTDFLRINDIREDNIFKSQLVDNICTLKKFSKVELQDTTSYLKSKEADVISKLKAGNILGAKEVLNHILGYIFYESLDNMDIIKWKASQLVIILAQIFSELGAEMKNISNIKLKYLDKILKANNINELSMHMLSIFDHYSDAIIPVINIKNKEVILIAINYMKNNFHNNISLHEVAVKVGMHPVNFSKLFKKETGRSFPDYLNIIRIEASKDLLKKNLPLVDVAVLVGYNDQSYFSKIFKKFQGLTPKEWQKNKGITY, translated from the coding sequence ATGTCAGATAGGGAGCAGGAAGAGTTAACAGTGAGAACAGAACTCAATCAACTAGTCATGGATTATAGTTATTCGACAAAAATAAACTGTAAGGCTTTTAATGAGGACGGTACTATGATAGTATCCAGCAATTTTCCCAAAATGCAATTGCAGTTTTGTCAGTTTATTTATGAGGCAGTTGGCAGCAGTCGTTGCCATAAGTCATACATTTATGGAGCAAAGCAATCGGAAAAATATGGGGATGCATATATCTACTACTGCCCCTTTGGGTTGGTAAATTGGACAGTACCAATTATAAGGCGTAGGGATGCTAATTTATACTTGATAGGTGGTCCTATCCTGATTCACCAAGTTGATACAATGCTGCTGGAACAAATACATCAAGTATCGCCTCCATTAAAACAAAGGGAAGAAGAAATTGAACTGTTGTTAAATGATATTAGGTTTATAGAACCCAGAAGGGTGAGATATTTAGCGGACCTATTGCTAAGGATCTCAAAGAGTCTAATGGATACAGACTTTTTGAGAATAAATGATATAAGGGAAGATAACATTTTCAAATCTCAGTTGGTAGATAACATATGCACTTTAAAAAAATTCTCAAAGGTTGAATTGCAAGATACCACATCGTATCTAAAAAGCAAGGAAGCGGACGTTATTTCCAAGCTAAAAGCCGGAAATATTTTAGGGGCAAAAGAAGTGCTTAACCATATACTTGGATATATCTTTTATGAGAGCTTGGATAATATGGACATTATAAAGTGGAAGGCAAGTCAGTTGGTAATCATTTTAGCCCAAATTTTTAGTGAGCTAGGAGCTGAAATGAAAAACATATCTAATATAAAACTTAAGTATCTTGACAAGATTTTAAAGGCAAATAATATAAACGAATTATCAATGCATATGCTGTCTATATTTGATCATTATAGCGATGCTATTATACCTGTTATAAATATTAAAAATAAAGAAGTAATCTTAATAGCAATTAATTATATGAAAAACAATTTTCATAACAATATCAGCCTTCACGAGGTGGCAGTAAAGGTCGGCATGCATCCCGTAAATTTCAGCAAGCTGTTCAAAAAAGAAACAGGAAGATCTTTTCCTGACTATTTAAATATAATACGGATTGAAGCGAGCAAGGATCTGCTAAAGAAGAATCTGCCGTTGGTCGATGTTGCAGTACTGGTGGGATATAATGATCAAAGTTATTTTTCTAAGATATTTAAAAAATTTCAGGGGTTAACTCCAAAAGAATGGCAAAAAAATAAAGGTATTACTTATTAA
- a CDS encoding cobalamin B12-binding domain-containing protein produces MRCQHLKSMEKAIENGNVLEVRNLIKVALDKGCRPEVILQDGLLKSIDNVSEKFKNKQIFVPDLLLATRAGNAGISYLSSELPLKAQESFGRIIIGTIRGDLHDIGKNMVKIFFEIAGFEVIDLGTDVPVEGFIDAAKKYDPQIIGLSAALTTTMYGMKDVIRALEQDRIRDKHYVMVGGVPITSSFARGIGADIFDPDGTSAVIKAKGILKCANF; encoded by the coding sequence ATGAGGTGCCAACATCTTAAAAGTATGGAAAAAGCTATTGAAAATGGAAATGTCTTAGAAGTTAGAAACCTTATTAAGGTAGCCCTGGATAAAGGTTGTAGACCGGAGGTTATATTACAGGATGGACTGCTTAAGAGTATAGATAATGTATCTGAAAAGTTTAAGAATAAACAAATATTTGTTCCGGATCTTTTGCTGGCTACCAGAGCAGGAAATGCCGGTATCAGTTATCTATCCTCCGAGCTTCCATTAAAAGCCCAGGAGTCTTTTGGAAGAATTATAATTGGCACAATACGTGGGGATTTGCATGACATTGGCAAGAATATGGTTAAAATATTCTTTGAGATTGCGGGTTTTGAGGTTATTGATTTAGGTACTGATGTTCCAGTAGAGGGCTTTATTGATGCGGCGAAAAAATATGATCCACAAATAATTGGGTTATCGGCGGCCTTAACAACCACTATGTACGGAATGAAAGATGTTATTAGAGCATTGGAACAAGATAGAATTAGAGATAAGCATTATGTTATGGTTGGGGGGGTACCAATCACCAGCAGCTTTGCTCGGGGTATTGGTGCGGATATTTTCGATCCGGACGGCACGTCAGCAGTTATAAAAGCAAAAGGAATATTAAAATGTGCAAATTTTTAA